One Tessaracoccus lacteus DNA window includes the following coding sequences:
- a CDS encoding GNAT family N-acetyltransferase, giving the protein MPVLVRPAVPRDLPSVQAVEEAADRLLTELLHPDRWEPAPTGAERAAQPGFLLVAEEVLSAGVVGFVHVLEVEDVAHLEQVSVMPEHGRQRIGHRLVEAVAEEARHRGHTRLTLRTFADVPFNAPFYASLGFVETEPETDFHRALVGAEHLVGLDRYGRRIQMTLAL; this is encoded by the coding sequence ATGCCAGTCCTCGTCCGACCAGCGGTGCCGCGCGACCTGCCCTCCGTGCAGGCCGTCGAGGAGGCGGCCGACCGGCTGTTGACCGAACTGCTGCACCCCGACCGCTGGGAGCCGGCGCCGACGGGGGCCGAGCGGGCCGCCCAGCCGGGCTTCCTGCTCGTGGCGGAGGAGGTGCTGTCGGCTGGCGTGGTGGGTTTCGTGCACGTGCTCGAGGTCGAGGACGTGGCGCATCTGGAGCAGGTCTCCGTGATGCCGGAGCACGGCAGGCAGCGCATCGGGCACCGGCTGGTCGAGGCGGTCGCCGAGGAGGCGCGACATCGAGGGCACACCCGGCTGACGCTGCGGACCTTCGCCGACGTCCCGTTCAACGCGCCGTTCTACGCGTCGCTGGGGTTCGTGGAGACGGAGCCGGAGACCGACTTCCACCGGGCGCTGGTGGGGGCGGAGCACCTGGTGGGGCTCGACCGGTACGGGCGCCGGATCCAGATGACGCTGGCGCTCTGA
- a CDS encoding helix-turn-helix domain-containing protein, with amino-acid sequence MDDGSDYRDGGSHDARHGRTGRVDDPVTLIAANLRAERVRAELSLSAVARRAGVSKSTLSQLETGSGNPSVETLWAIATALGIPLSRLLAAPQATTRVVRADERSPLASDQANYLASLLAPGNGHERRDLYVIEVEPGAPRESRPHPRGSVEHAIVAAGRVVIGAEGDTVELGVGDYVTYPGDVPHYCEALEPGSWLVLMMEHPGA; translated from the coding sequence ATGGATGATGGCTCTGACTACCGCGACGGTGGATCGCACGACGCAAGGCATGGCAGGACGGGCCGTGTCGACGACCCGGTGACGCTGATCGCGGCGAACCTGCGCGCGGAGAGGGTCCGGGCCGAGCTGTCGCTCAGCGCCGTCGCGCGGCGCGCCGGGGTGTCGAAGTCGACGTTGTCGCAGCTGGAGACCGGGTCGGGCAATCCCTCGGTGGAGACTCTCTGGGCCATCGCGACGGCGCTCGGGATCCCGTTGTCCAGGCTGCTGGCCGCGCCACAGGCGACGACACGTGTCGTGCGCGCCGACGAGCGCAGCCCGCTCGCGTCGGACCAGGCCAACTATCTCGCCTCCCTGCTCGCGCCCGGAAACGGCCACGAACGCCGCGACCTGTACGTCATCGAGGTCGAGCCCGGGGCGCCGCGGGAATCCAGGCCGCATCCGCGCGGCTCGGTCGAGCATGCGATCGTCGCCGCGGGTCGCGTGGTCATCGGCGCCGAGGGCGACACCGTCGAGCTCGGGGTCGGGGACTACGTCACCTACCCCGGCGATGTGCCGCACTACTGCGAGGCGCTGGAGCCGGGCAGCTGGCTGGTCCTGATGATGGAGCACCCGGGCGCATGA
- a CDS encoding AzlD domain-containing protein, with protein sequence MWFWVIAASVACLAQKLLGYLVPSKALENARVAYAAGGVTVGLLAALSVTQTFADGSTLVLDARLAAVVVAAVALWLRAPFIVVVVLGALTAALLRLAGWG encoded by the coding sequence ATGTGGTTCTGGGTGATCGCCGCGAGCGTCGCGTGCCTGGCGCAGAAGCTGCTGGGCTACCTCGTGCCGTCGAAGGCGCTGGAGAATGCGCGAGTCGCCTACGCGGCCGGCGGCGTCACCGTCGGCCTGCTGGCTGCGCTGTCCGTCACGCAGACCTTCGCCGACGGCTCGACCCTCGTGCTCGACGCCCGGCTCGCGGCGGTCGTCGTTGCCGCCGTCGCGCTGTGGCTCAGGGCGCCGTTCATCGTCGTCGTTGTGCTCGGGGCACTGACGGCCGCGCTGCTGCGGCTCGCCGGCTGGGGGTGA
- a CDS encoding cold-shock protein → MAEGTVKWFNSDKGYGFIAPDDGTADLFAHYSEIATSGRRDLFENQRVEFEVGPGKKGPQATNIRPL, encoded by the coding sequence GTGGCCGAAGGCACTGTCAAGTGGTTCAACAGCGATAAGGGATACGGCTTCATCGCCCCCGATGACGGCACCGCCGATCTGTTCGCGCACTACAGCGAGATCGCTACGTCGGGTCGTCGTGACCTGTTCGAGAACCAGCGCGTTGAGTTCGAGGTGGGTCCCGGTAAGAAGGGCCCCCAGGCGACCAACATCCGTCCCCTCTGA
- a CDS encoding 4a-hydroxytetrahydrobiopterin dehydratase, which yields MSTQTLRVGDVDLADWRWMLEALYARFETGDFSAGAAFVAEVARIADELNHHPDVDLRYGHVQITSTSHDVGGVTDRDIELCRRISVVAEESGFAPRPDKLQALEVGLDTLDPDAIRPFWAAVLALGDADSDALVDPAGELPGLWFQDTTSTDPARMRFHFDITVPPDEAQKRVAAALKAGGRLVDTSHEPSWTILEDAEGNKVCVCSALGRDD from the coding sequence ATGAGCACACAGACACTGAGGGTCGGGGACGTCGACCTGGCCGACTGGCGGTGGATGCTGGAGGCCCTGTATGCCCGCTTCGAGACGGGTGACTTCTCGGCGGGGGCGGCCTTCGTTGCCGAGGTCGCGAGGATCGCGGACGAGCTGAACCACCATCCGGACGTCGACCTGCGCTACGGACACGTGCAGATCACGTCGACGAGTCACGACGTCGGGGGCGTCACGGATCGCGACATCGAGCTGTGCCGGCGCATCTCCGTCGTGGCGGAGGAGTCGGGGTTCGCGCCGCGTCCGGACAAGCTGCAGGCCCTGGAGGTCGGCCTCGACACGCTGGACCCCGATGCGATCCGGCCGTTCTGGGCGGCGGTGCTGGCCCTCGGCGACGCGGACTCCGACGCGCTCGTGGACCCGGCCGGCGAGCTGCCGGGCCTGTGGTTCCAGGACACCACCTCGACCGACCCGGCGCGGATGCGCTTCCACTTCGACATCACCGTGCCCCCGGATGAGGCACAGAAGCGGGTGGCGGCGGCGCTGAAGGCCGGCGGCCGCCTCGTCGACACCAGCCATGAGCCGTCCTGGACCATCCTCGAGGATGCGGAGGGGAACAAGGTGTGCGTCTGCTCGGCGCTTGGCCGCGACGACTGA
- a CDS encoding zinc-binding dehydrogenase produces MSTMQALLLSSPSGPSALALGKATIPDPIPGFVRLRVEAVGLNPVDAGLTGGGHPDWSWPHIGGLDAAGVVDEVGEGVDGSLVGRRVAVHSDLRRDGAFAQFMLADARALARIPDDLTAVTAAALPCAGMTAYQCVVRRLHVAPGQTVLVTGGNGGVGGFAIQLAKAAGARVIATASSRFDRLGELGADATVDYRADNAFDEIRGLAGDAGIDAIIDTVSPENASREVALLNHTGGIACVAGRATFDAVPPFGISPSIHEISLGAAYAAGRPAHVADLSTMLTDLLARVDAGALNPQLSRVIELAHVPDALAEIERRHVAGKIVAVVDQV; encoded by the coding sequence ATGAGCACCATGCAGGCACTGCTTCTCTCCAGCCCGTCCGGCCCGTCGGCTCTCGCGTTGGGGAAGGCGACCATCCCCGATCCCATCCCGGGCTTCGTCCGCCTGCGCGTCGAGGCCGTCGGGCTCAACCCCGTCGACGCCGGCCTGACCGGCGGTGGGCATCCCGACTGGTCCTGGCCGCACATCGGCGGGCTGGATGCGGCGGGTGTCGTCGACGAGGTGGGCGAGGGTGTCGACGGCTCCCTCGTCGGTCGGCGGGTGGCCGTGCACAGCGACCTGCGTCGCGACGGGGCGTTCGCGCAGTTCATGCTGGCCGATGCCCGCGCGCTCGCCCGGATCCCTGACGACCTCACCGCCGTGACCGCGGCGGCCCTGCCCTGCGCCGGCATGACCGCCTACCAGTGCGTCGTGCGGCGGCTGCACGTCGCACCCGGGCAGACGGTGCTGGTCACGGGTGGCAACGGTGGGGTCGGCGGGTTTGCGATCCAGCTGGCCAAGGCGGCCGGGGCCCGCGTGATCGCCACCGCGTCGTCGCGCTTCGACCGGCTGGGGGAGCTCGGCGCCGACGCGACGGTCGACTACCGCGCCGACAACGCCTTCGACGAGATCCGCGGGCTGGCGGGCGACGCCGGCATCGACGCGATCATCGACACGGTGAGCCCGGAGAACGCCTCTCGCGAGGTCGCGCTGCTGAACCACACCGGGGGCATCGCGTGCGTCGCGGGGCGCGCCACCTTCGACGCGGTCCCGCCGTTCGGCATCTCGCCGTCGATCCACGAGATCTCGCTGGGCGCGGCCTATGCCGCGGGCAGGCCGGCCCACGTTGCCGACCTCTCGACGATGCTCACCGACCTCCTGGCCCGCGTCGACGCGGGCGCGCTGAACCCGCAGCTGAGCCGCGTCATCGAGCTCGCGCACGTGCCCGACGCGCTCGCGGAGATCGAGCGTCGCCACGTCGCGGGCAAGATCGTCGCGGTCGTGGACCAGGTCTAG
- a CDS encoding MATE family efflux transporter: protein MSHNLTVGPPVRLIVMFTLPLLLGNVFQQLYAVTDSIVVGRMIGVEALAAVGASGSLQFLLVGFAMGASAGVAIPVARAFGAHNLPRMRRAVAAGATISVGIAIAIFLIGTLGSGTLLTWMGTPAALMDDARTFLTVLFSGAVATVAFNFLSAVIRALGDSRTPLTFLVVACILNGLLVVAFIGWFHMGVGGAALATIVAQAISVILCLILIQRRMPELRLHREDWRFSSRELGEAARFGLTMGFQMSVIAIGAAILQFGINQLGTDAVAAFTAAMRVDQVAVTPLASVGVAMSTYVAQNRGARQWWRIRVGVFRTAWLTMGLAVVLGATISIFGTNLVRLFVGDAQEQVVSMAHQYLVVNGTLYVILSLLFLLRQSVQGLGDTLTPTLAGFMELAARALVGLVLIEQLGWTGAVIAAPLAWVGALIPVAIAWAVQRRRLIRESATPSEVDSLTPTRDVQRAA, encoded by the coding sequence ATGTCCCACAACCTGACGGTTGGTCCCCCCGTCCGCCTGATCGTGATGTTTACGTTGCCACTTCTGTTGGGCAACGTGTTCCAGCAGCTGTACGCCGTCACCGACTCGATCGTCGTCGGCCGGATGATCGGCGTAGAGGCCTTGGCCGCCGTGGGGGCCTCCGGCAGCCTGCAGTTCCTGCTCGTCGGCTTCGCCATGGGCGCGTCGGCGGGCGTCGCCATCCCCGTCGCCCGGGCGTTCGGCGCCCACAACCTGCCGCGCATGCGGCGAGCCGTCGCCGCCGGCGCGACCATCAGCGTGGGCATCGCGATCGCCATCTTCCTGATCGGCACGCTCGGCTCCGGCACGCTGCTCACGTGGATGGGCACCCCCGCCGCGCTGATGGACGACGCGAGGACCTTCCTCACCGTGCTCTTCAGCGGCGCCGTGGCCACCGTCGCCTTCAACTTCCTGAGCGCAGTCATCCGAGCGCTGGGCGACTCGCGGACACCCCTGACATTCCTGGTCGTCGCCTGCATCCTCAACGGCCTGCTGGTCGTCGCGTTCATCGGCTGGTTCCACATGGGCGTCGGCGGCGCGGCTCTCGCGACGATCGTCGCTCAGGCCATTTCCGTGATCCTCTGTCTGATCCTCATCCAGCGGCGGATGCCCGAGCTGCGACTGCATCGTGAGGACTGGCGCTTCTCGTCCCGCGAGCTCGGCGAGGCCGCCCGGTTCGGCCTCACGATGGGCTTCCAGATGTCCGTCATCGCCATCGGCGCGGCCATCCTGCAGTTCGGCATCAACCAGCTCGGCACCGACGCGGTGGCCGCCTTCACCGCGGCGATGCGCGTCGACCAGGTCGCCGTGACCCCGCTGGCCTCCGTGGGCGTCGCGATGAGCACCTACGTCGCACAGAACCGCGGCGCCCGCCAGTGGTGGCGCATCCGCGTCGGCGTGTTCCGCACCGCCTGGCTGACGATGGGGCTGGCCGTCGTGCTCGGCGCGACCATCTCGATCTTCGGCACCAATCTCGTCCGCCTGTTCGTCGGCGACGCGCAGGAGCAGGTCGTGTCGATGGCGCACCAGTACCTGGTCGTCAACGGCACGCTGTACGTGATCCTGTCGCTGCTGTTCCTGCTACGGCAGTCGGTTCAGGGCCTGGGCGACACCCTCACCCCTACCCTGGCCGGATTCATGGAGCTCGCCGCCCGAGCCCTGGTCGGCCTGGTGCTGATCGAGCAGCTCGGCTGGACCGGCGCGGTGATCGCGGCGCCGCTGGCCTGGGTGGGCGCGCTGATCCCCGTGGCGATCGCCTGGGCCGTGCAGCGACGACGGCTTATCCGGGAGTCGGCGACCCCGTCGGAGGTGGACAGCCTCACCCCGACCCGCGACGTGCAGCGCGCGGCCTGA
- a CDS encoding chloride channel protein: MVTRLRDEPWARLALATIAVGVAAGLGALALVLVVHSVEDLVWGHASGPFLDNRAYPSNRWLPLVVLSSAGVVLSVAWYALRRWGPPLVSIRDSMRGTRMPVLGTALDALIQVIGVALGSPIGKEVAPRQLAAMLGDRVAALLGVDRRWVAPLIASAAGAGLAAVYNVPLAGTLFALEILLARVNLRLAGVALTVNVIATLVARPLVPDTSLYTVPEATSTWWVIAVALAIGPILGWIGASFALLMRRLTKDRPTGWRLLLWLPLTLAAVGLLAVWFPLLLGNGRAIAQVAFDGSGPIALLLALAVLKYLVTSATLGAGAIGGTLQPSIAIGAALGAATGLLLGWDQPQVTALAIVGAAGFLATTMRAPLTALALVLEFTGTGFTLLVPVTVCVVAALGTAELIDGLSHRRRARARLQAEA, from the coding sequence GTGGTGACCCGATTGCGCGACGAGCCCTGGGCGCGGCTCGCGCTGGCCACCATCGCCGTCGGCGTCGCGGCCGGGCTCGGTGCCCTCGCGCTGGTCTTGGTGGTCCACTCCGTCGAGGATCTGGTGTGGGGGCACGCGTCGGGCCCGTTCCTCGACAACCGCGCCTACCCGTCGAACCGGTGGCTGCCGCTCGTCGTGCTCAGCTCCGCGGGCGTCGTCCTCTCCGTGGCCTGGTACGCGCTGCGCCGCTGGGGCCCCCCACTCGTGTCCATCAGGGACTCCATGCGAGGCACCCGCATGCCGGTACTCGGGACGGCGCTCGACGCCCTGATCCAGGTCATCGGGGTCGCGCTCGGCTCCCCGATCGGCAAGGAGGTGGCGCCCCGCCAGCTGGCGGCGATGCTGGGCGACCGCGTGGCCGCGCTGCTCGGCGTCGACCGACGGTGGGTCGCGCCACTCATCGCCTCCGCCGCGGGCGCCGGCCTCGCCGCCGTCTACAACGTGCCGCTGGCCGGCACGCTCTTCGCGCTCGAGATCCTGCTGGCCAGGGTCAACCTGCGCCTGGCGGGCGTCGCGCTGACAGTCAACGTCATCGCGACCCTCGTCGCCCGCCCCCTCGTTCCCGACACCTCCCTCTATACCGTGCCGGAGGCGACGTCGACGTGGTGGGTGATCGCCGTCGCGCTGGCCATCGGCCCGATCCTCGGCTGGATCGGCGCGAGCTTCGCGCTCCTGATGCGACGCCTCACGAAAGACCGGCCGACGGGGTGGCGACTCCTGCTCTGGCTGCCGCTGACGCTGGCCGCCGTCGGGCTGCTGGCCGTCTGGTTCCCGCTGCTGCTCGGCAACGGCCGGGCGATCGCGCAGGTCGCGTTCGACGGGTCGGGCCCCATCGCGCTGCTCCTCGCGCTGGCCGTCCTCAAGTACCTCGTCACCTCGGCGACGCTCGGCGCGGGCGCCATCGGCGGCACCCTTCAGCCCTCCATCGCGATCGGCGCCGCACTCGGGGCTGCCACCGGTTTACTGCTCGGCTGGGACCAGCCCCAGGTCACGGCGCTGGCCATCGTGGGTGCGGCCGGCTTCCTGGCCACGACCATGCGCGCTCCACTGACAGCGCTGGCCCTCGTCCTGGAGTTCACGGGCACCGGCTTCACGCTGCTGGTCCCCGTGACCGTCTGCGTGGTCGCCGCGCTCGGCACAGCCGAACTCATCGACGGGCTCAGCCACCGCCGCCGAGCCCGCGCCCGCCTGCAGGCCGAGGCCTGA
- a CDS encoding AzlC family ABC transporter permease yields the protein MSDTTRHSSTREAVRQGVWVGLATGAYGISFGALSVAAGLSVWQTCALSLLMFTGGSQFAFIGVIGAAGGGLAATATAFLLGVRNSLYSLQMSPMLRLRGWRRLAGAQVTIDESVAVSMAQHDPAARRAGFWGAGVGVYAFWNLATLGGALLGNVLGDPKQWGLDGAAAAAFIALLWPRLRERQARAIGVVAAVVAAFAVPLAPAGIPILAAGAAAAAVAWWGYRPASADATVKGMV from the coding sequence ATGAGCGACACGACGAGGCACAGCTCCACGCGGGAGGCGGTCCGGCAGGGGGTCTGGGTGGGCCTGGCGACGGGCGCGTACGGCATCTCCTTCGGCGCGCTGTCCGTCGCGGCCGGCCTGAGCGTCTGGCAGACGTGCGCGCTCAGCCTTCTGATGTTCACAGGGGGCAGCCAGTTCGCGTTCATCGGCGTCATCGGCGCCGCCGGGGGAGGCCTCGCCGCGACCGCGACCGCGTTCCTGCTGGGCGTCCGCAACTCCCTCTACAGCCTCCAGATGTCGCCGATGCTCCGCCTGAGGGGATGGCGCCGCCTCGCCGGCGCACAGGTCACGATCGACGAGTCCGTCGCCGTCTCCATGGCCCAGCACGACCCCGCCGCGCGGCGCGCAGGCTTCTGGGGCGCGGGCGTCGGCGTGTACGCGTTCTGGAACCTGGCCACGCTCGGCGGGGCGCTGCTGGGCAACGTGCTGGGCGACCCGAAGCAGTGGGGGCTCGACGGTGCCGCCGCCGCGGCGTTCATCGCGCTGTTGTGGCCGCGGCTGAGGGAGCGTCAGGCCCGCGCGATCGGCGTCGTCGCGGCGGTCGTGGCCGCCTTCGCGGTGCCGCTCGCGCCCGCCGGCATCCCGATCCTGGCAGCCGGGGCAGCAGCCGCCGCCGTCGCCTGGTGGGGGTACCGGCCCGCGAGCGCCGACGCGACGGTGAAGGGGATGGTGTGA